A segment of the Cutaneotrichosporon cavernicola HIS019 DNA, chromosome: 6 genome:
GTCACCACACCGGATCTTCCAGTACGGCCTGCGCCCGTCCAGGCGAAAGTAGTGGGCTGCTTGACGCGACGGATCGGCAACAGCtgagagggggagggggatgaGGCCGCTCACCTCTCCGGGGtcggggtggagggtggagaggttgatggaggggagggggttgCGGGCGGTTGCGTCGCCTGAGATTGCGGATTCGGTTGCGGCGTCGATTGCGTCCGAGGGATGGACGAAGCCCTGCGGTTAGCGAGCCGAGCGGAGTTAGCGTGAGGGCGCGGCGTGAGGGCTGCGAGGTGAAGGGAGATAAGGACATGGAGATGGGATGAGGTTGGGGGAGACGAAGAGGGGGACTAGATGCCATCCAACGTCATGTTGGGGACAACGCAACGCGACTCGACGCAACTCACAATGATAGGCCACACCCGCGCCTTGTTTCCGAGTGAGTACTCGGGCGTAAGGGCGCCCAGGACTTCTATGTTGGCCATGGGGAGCGAGAGCTCTTCTTCCGTCTCGCGCAGGGCAGTCTGCACGACGTTGGCGtccccttcctcgaccttgccgcccgGGAAGCTTGGGTCAGCGACATTCGGAGgatgggagaggagggatATGTTGGATGTGaagtgggaggagatgtGGACGGTGGCCACAATGGTGATCGGATTGTCTGTTCCCTCCCAGCTCCCAACTCGCTACCGGTCCATCCACCATCATCCGCCGCCTCTCTAAcactccacctcgtcctcggcctccccCCACCTTCCAACACCCCACCCTGCCGCCCTCGCAAGCTCCGTCGGCTCTCAATCAGCACTCACCTAGCCTCACTCGCATGCACCCTCAatgccgccgcccgcaACTCGACAATAATATGCGCGACACCCCCAATATTAGCCAGCGGAATAAGCACCCCCGAATCCCTGGGTGGCCGCTTGTCAAACTTGCAAGTATGCGGCGGCATCTCGTCCAGCGGCATCGTCGGCGCGTCATCAAGCCTGGAGCGAATGGCGTTCAGTTCGGCGCGACTGAATGCCGGTGGCGGGGGGGTTAGGGCTGCTTTCGCTTTGGGTCGGAGGGTATCGGGAGAGTGGTGCTCCGGCATCGCGTCCTGGCCCCATCTCGAGGGGGCGATGCCGGAGAAGAGACGGGTTAGAGGCGGACGGAGTGTGGGGAGGGTACGGATCATTGTTGATGGcgggaagaagaagagatGGATGAGGTGATAATGCTGGACAACAAGTAAGCAAGTCGGAAAGCTCTAGCCGATCCGCCGATTGCCAGGTGGGCATTGACGTTTGTGGAggctggtggaggtcgcTAGACCAGGCCACTTCCACGTCCGAGGTTGTCGGACTTGGCTCTGCAGTGCGGCCGCCCCGCGGCCAGCTAGTCTGTTAGCCTGTGGTATATGTATCGGGTATGCATCGGATACGTGATACAACAAGTTGTCGAGTTGTCGGATAATCGTGCGCGACTCGGGGTAGGCCGAGTTACCCAcgcgcggtggaggcgaGTCTTCGGTGCCTCGGTGACCTGTCCTCGACTCGAGGCTGGGGCTACTGCGCAAGCCATCCACCATCGATGAGCTGCTCACTTCCCGTGATAGTGCCTGCCGCGTCGCTGCAGAGGAAAACCGCCAAAGCGCCAATCGAGCTCGGGGGCGTGAATCGCTTCATGGGCTGTTTCTCGCCGACGATGCGCTCGGCTGCTTCAGCCTCACTAATGCCCGCAGCGGCAGCCCGCGCAGCGACCTGCTGCAATACGAGAGGGGTCTCGACCCATCCTGGACAAATAGCGTTGGCGGTAATGCCAGCATTGGcgttctcgagcgcgacgacctTTGTAAGACCAATGAGCCCATGTTTGGCAGCGACATAAGCGCATTTTCCCTCGGATGCGACGCGGCCATGAACACTGGCGACGTTGATGACCCGCCCCCATCCCTCTTTCTCCATATGTGGGAGGACGGCTTTGGTGGTGTGAAATGCAGCGCTTAGGTTGATGGCTAGGATCGAGTCCCATTTATCCTCTGGAAAGACGTCGGTGCGGGCGACGTGCTGAATGCCGGCGTTGTTGACTAATACGTCGATACGTTCAAAGGTGTCTGTTGTTGCTTTGACAAGGGAGCGGATCTCGGCGGGCTTGGACATGTCGGCGGCATTATACTCTGCTCGGATGCCACAGGATGAGAGGTCGGATACGAGTGCTTGAATTTGGGGTGCAGTGGCGAAACCGTTGAGCATGATGTCGTAGCCTGCGCCGGCGAGGGCTTTGGCTATGCCTAGCCCGATGCCGCTGGTCGATCCGGTTACCAGCGCTGCGCGGCGGATCATGATGGATGAGTGGTTGTTTTGTTACAAGGTGTTACAAGGTGATCGATGTGAATGACGTTCTTGCCCGCTCGCCCACCAAGTAGTACGGGTGGGTAGGTCGGTCAAGTCCGTCAACAAATATcacctcttcttcttcctcctccacgccTCCGACCACTTTAATATGACGCGTTGTCTCGCTAATCAACTACATCCAATCCATATCTCCCAATAGGTTGGAGCCGCGACGAGTCATCCTGGTTATATGGTCATCTCGTCATCTGGCGATCACATCATTCAGTATCCGTTGGGAAAAGTAAAGTGCGGACTGACGTACTAGTACGTACTATGCCGTTGGGACTAGATGCATTGGGGCCTTTTTTTCTTACGCTATTCCCCTCCAAACGACGCGCAAGTTAGATGTGGGCGGTTGCGTCTGCGTCTGCGTTCCAAGGTGTCTTTAGCCTTAACAATAGCTATTCTGTTATTAAAGGACGTGCAGGCAATGCAGTCAAATGCAGATTGCTGATTTAAACGACGTGACTGGGAGCTGGGAGTTTACTCGGGATTTGTCAAAACAGTGATATTACATGGGTAGCTCAGGGCTACGGGAATGGTGACAAACTTAGCACTTTGCCAGGTCCCACCAGTCCTCATCATCCCGCTCCCAACCCAGTTCCCAACGCAATTCCCAACGCGTCAAGGTTGAACAAACTAATCAGCCACTCATACCAGGCTTAGGAATGGATTGGGGACTGTTCAACTGTACAATAGAGTGGGGTCCAGGTGGGCAAGGCAAAGTCGGCAAGCAGACGAGCAGAGCAGAGTGAGACTCTCTGAGACACTGGAACGTCATTCAAGGAATGCTGAATGCTGGCCATATTCCCTTCCAACATTAGGTGCCCATTCCAAAGGTCCCGGAGTCTCCGGAGTCCCCCAAGCAAAGCAACAGATGATCAGAATGAGGGACGAATGTGCAGGAAagagaggatggaggatgggATTCAAAAGGTACATGGAGTTGTTCAACAACTCGAGTTTGGTTCAGATACTGAGTTTGGGGGTTGCCCGTTGGGGGTTGCGGCAGAGTGGGGGGGTTGAGCGCGGCTACGGGGCTGCGGGGCGACGGGACCACGGGGGCTACGAGCCGATAGTAGCGAGCTCTGTAGGACCACAGAAGCTAATACGCATTCTGATATTCTTGGTCTCGATCACTCGTAAACCTTGGCTCCTTTGTTTTCAAGTCGGTCACCGCAATCCAACCATCCTCACTTGGAAAATCATCATCCTCAATCATCCACCTGTTACTACTCACCCTTTCTATTCCATCCCAACTTTAACGCCGTTACTCATCACACATCAATCATCACTCCACACTCCGTACTCTTATTCACCTCCcctcaacgccgccgccgccgccgccaaacACTTTGTGCTCCGTCCATCAACACGCCCAAATCCCCAGCTCCACccacaccttccctcaGTCCCATCATCGACTTACCAactccctccacccacccacccaacccccccCCAATCTACTCtacaccttcctctccaacaAACACACATCGCAGTACACCGCCTCCACACCCTTCTCGCCTCACACCTTACGCCTGCTTTGCACAACCCGCTTCCGTCCCGCGGCCGATCAAATTAACGCTTTCCCCGCGTAGCCTCGCGCAGGCTCCACGGTACACCCATGGCCTCATAGTCTCAACACTACATCCCTCGTACACATACCATGGGTGCcgatggcgacgcggcAAAAAGCCAAGCCGGCTCATCCAGACGCTCCCCGTACCCACTCTGCGGCGCTGCTTTTGTGCAGCACCTACACGCCGACCCACGCTCCAACCATGTTCACTTGCCAACATGTGCATCGTTAAAGGGCAAGCCCCTACGCGTGCCGTTCCACCGCGTCTCGTCCCATAACGACAACGAAGCCGTGGCGCCATCAGAGTCCCTGGCCATCAAGGTGGCATCCTCACCTGCTCCACTGCCTAGCTCCACCTTACCgcctccactccaccaccaacaacTAGACTTTGAAccttcatcctcctctgccCCCGTTACCCCCATCCACCCACCCCATCCACCCCAACCACCCACATTTAGACACTCCAGCTTGAGAACCCGGCCCTCAACAGCTCCGAGCGCCGTGGCATTACCACCTCCGCGTTACATCACCGCATCGCCACTGCCTCTGGAGAACGGACATGACCACAGGCTCTCCAGCAACCCTGAGGCCGCGAATTTGGGCGTGTCGAAGgggtcgagcttggaccACCACCGGTTAAACATTCCAGCTCCGAGGGCCACTCAGCGATCTGCATTCCAGCAAACCAACATCAGCAGCGAGGTTGCAGAAGCCAATTCTTTAGTTGAGAGCGCCATCAGGGATGAGGCCTCACAAGAAGCGATCTGTGCGGTGCCTGCTCAAATGGAAAGTGCCGACTCTGAGATGTCTAGCGTTTTCTCCGGCATAAAGACCAAAGTCAACCCGGCCGCCACTGCCGTGGGAACGCTAGAGTCTAAAGAGTCAACTTTGAGCTCCATCTCTTCTACAGACTTTGCATCTCCCACAACTGCACCTGCGCCTTTGTCGGCAgcatcgtcctcgatgcACATTGCCCAGGCAACGAACAGCGGGAGCATGAGCAGCCTCGACCCAACCATCTTAACCCCCCCGTCTCCCCTTGTCACCCGCGATTTCTCTCTTGATCGGCCGTCTGGCAGACCAGGCAAGCTCTTGCTCCCCGATCACAGCTTGTCCGCGGCAACGATGCGTCTCGCATCATCCAACATCAACGCCAACGTTTTGGCACCACTTCACGTCCCCAGCCCCGACCGGGAGCGCATGGATCCCTTGGCCGCCATGTTCAGCAGCACGCCTAACCTGCTCAAGGCCAGTTCCGATCCCGGACTCCCAACTAACCCCGTCGCTGCGACGTTCACccgcagcgcctcgagccaCTGCCCGACGACCATACACCACAGTCCCGGGCTCACAAccatcgccgccagccCCCCAACCACACCGGGCGATCTCAGCGGCctgccgtcctcgtcgcaTACAGGAGGGTTGGCACACGCAAGGATTCCCTCGGCAACTGCACCACTATGCAAGAGCGAGCCAATAGCAGAGCCCAATGACGATTACTTTAGCGGCGCGGTTGTAACCGACACGGACGGCAATGTGCCGATTTCTACCCCACCTCCTCTTACCGATTATGCCCTTCCGCGCAGTGTTGCCCAGGCAGAGGTCTTCTACCGCGAGCATCATTTCTatgccgcgccgccgtcttcgcgcgaggccaagcgcctGAAGACGCTGTACAACTTCAACATAATGCACACGAACACAGATGTCAACTTTGACCGCATCGTGCACATGATCAAGCTCGTGTTCAAGGTCAAGATTGGTTTCATCACAAtggtcgacggcgagcagGCGTGGTTCAAAGCCAAGGCCGGATTCGAGGCTCATCACGCATCCCGCGCCACAAGCTTCTGTGGTCACACgatcctcgccgaggacgacgaaCCTCTGGTCGTGTTGGACGCATTCAAGGATTGGCGCTTCTGCAACAACCCGAATGTCCTCGGCCCACCCAACGTGAGGTTCTACGCAGGTGCGCCGTTGCGATCATCCAATGGGTACAATGTTGGCAGTTTGTGTCTTGTTGATGACACACCCCGGCCCGACTTCCcaccgaggtcgaggcacATCTTGAAGGAATTTGCGGCAATCGTGATGCGTGAGATGGAGCTCTGGCGCGATCGAGTGAGTCACGCGAGCTGGGTCTAATGAGACCCTGAGCTATCGTGATCAACATTTATTACATGAGGCTGACATTAAGTTGCAACTCCGAACACGCGACAAGATCCAGACGTCGATGGAGAAGTTTACGCGCGAGTGTCTCGAGATTAACGAGGAGATTACGTCAGGCGACTTTGACTCGGCCAGCCGGATGAACCAGGTGTACCGAAGAGCAGCCAAGCTCATCACGACAacgctcgagctcgacgggTGTACGATCCTGGACATTAGCCAGTTCGAGCGCGTCGAAATGTCGACGTCCAATGGCGAAAGGCAAACCATCTACCACGCCAACCCGTATGCCGAAGGCGACGCGCACATGGTAGAGCCGGCAGGAGTCTTTGGGCCTGTGTCTCCGTTCCCTGTGCTGTCGACCGCTCCCGGTAACTCGGTTGAGACGAGGCAGCTGACAGGCATCGAACACGAGAGGATGTCGGCCTTCCTCGCGGACCACAGAGACGGGCGCATCTTCGAGGGCGTTGCTCCGTCATGGATCAAGTACGTCTTCCCACCGACGCTCAAGTACGGAATGGTGGTGCCCGTGATCGGCATAGATAAACAGCCGTTCGCCCTAATCTGCGCCTACACGCACGACAAAGGCAAGCAGTTCCTCGAGGGCTACGAGCTGCAGTTCCTCAGAGGCATAGGTGTCATCATCCTCTCAGCAGTCCTCCGCCGGCgcatgctcctcgccgaTCGGTCGAAGAGTGTCCTCATCTCGTCTGTGAGCCATGAGCTGCGAACACCGCTGCACGGCATCCTTGCCGCGTCCGAGTTGCTCAGCGACTCGAACCTCGACCAGAACCAGGAAGCGCTGCTGTCGACAGTCCGCACATGTGGTctccagctcatcgacACTGTCAACCACGTCTTGGATTTCACAAAGCTCAGCGGCGGGTCCAAGCACCTGCCCAGCAAGCCTCAGATTGAGCGGTCCAAGACCAACCTGACCGACCTCATTCTTCAGACAGTGGAGAGCTGCTGGCTaggcgcgcgcggcaagTCGATGCAGCTAAGCGAAAGTTCGCCAGGGAGTTTCTACGCCCCAATCGTTCAAGGTCTCCTCCCGCacgaggagcgcgtgcAGGTCCAACAGGCACTTGCTCACGTCGAGACtgtgctcgacctcgggccACGTCAGGGTGGATGGAACGTAATCTGCGAGACAGGCGGCCTGCGCCGGTCGCTGATGAACATTTACTCGAACGCCATCAAATATACCAAAGAAGGGTACATCCAAGTGGTCTTACGCGAGTTGCCCACCAGCCCCGGCTCAGGACACATCACAGTGCAACTGGCTGTTATCGACACGGGGAAGGGTATTGGGAAGGCGTTCCTCAAGGACCAAATATTCCAGCCGTTCTCGCAGGAGGACCCACTGCATCCCGGAACTGGTTTAGGTCTGGCCATCGTCAACAGCATCATGCGCTCGGACGCTATCAAGGGCAACGTCGAGGTATGGTCgatcgagggcgagggtACCGAGGTCCGCCTCACTTTCGATGTCGAGGTAGTCAATGACCCAACGCACTTCCCAACGGACCGTAACATTGGTAGAGGGCTCTGCGTGGGCTTCATCAACTACAACCCCAACCATCGCGGCTTGCAGCTCAGCAAGGAGGTGATGAAACAGTACGCCGAGTATCTGGGCTACTCGATTGCCCCCGACtaccgcgacgccgacgtgctcgtCATGAACGAACTGGGCGGCCTTGACCAGGATAGCCTCGAGGTTGTGCGGCAGAAACCCACACTGCTTATGGTCACGTTTAAGATCTGGAGCCGGGACAagctcaacgagctcggcttGCTCAAGGACCAGTACGTGCGTGTTATGTGCAAGCCGATGGTGCGCTACTCGGTACTgtacgagctcgagcgtgCGGCGCGCTACATCCGCAGTGGAAGCCAGGGCGATGGCAGTGATCTGGGCGAGCTTCCCAGCCAGATGAGGGAGATGGCGCTTGACAGCCCAAACATGTTCTCTCGACCACCCTACGAGGGGAGCACTGTTAGCTCGTTTGAGCCGCAGATCAAGCCAACGAGTCCGTCAGTGTCTCCATCCATCCGACTAGCACCTGGCTTGACCCGCCGTCGCTCCGATGAGGACCACGAGACCAAGCCAGCCCGGCCCCACCTTGCGCCAAGAGGCCTATCGTACCAACCCGGCACACCCAACATGCCCCCAtccaaggacgaggcgctgctATCCGAGGCCCCTTCGCCCAGCTCCACTATCTCGCTCGCAGACGGCGGTGCGCTGCTCAAGGCAGTAACCGTACCAGACGAGCTGACGGCGTTGCCCAAATCCCGCCCACCGCGCGTCatggtcgtcgaggacaacgTCATAAACCGCCGCGTGCTCACGGCCTTCCTGCGGAAACGCGGGTGCGAGTACCAGGAAGTGGTCGACGGATCACAGGGCGTCAAATTGTTTGAAGGGACGCCGCCGAACTCGTGGGAGTGAGTAGCACGGCTGGCGCAGTTGCTGATTGTGGCTGACCTCAGCATCATCCTCATGGACATCAACATGCCGATCATGAACGGGttggacgcgacgcgtgcGATCCGCGCCGCGGAACTTCAGAGGCGTCATCCGGACGGCGTGCCCAAGGTGGGCCTTGGTACCGCCCCCGAGGTCGGGGCGCCAGTCTCACGCGCACCGCAGCCCAACCACAGCAAAATATTTGCACTCACCGGCCTCGCCACGGCCGACGACAAACGCCAGGCGTTTGGAAGTGGCGTAGATGGATAGTGAGTGGAGGGGCCGACTGCAGCTGGACAAATGTCGTCGACTAAGCTCACGCCAGTCTCGTCAAACCTGTATCTCTTGCGAGTCTAGACATGGTCTTTAAAAGTGAGTTGTGGGGACGTCAGCAATCGCTAACGCGCAGAGATTGGATTTTAGCTCCCGTGTAACTATATGTATCATCCTAGCACATGCACGCCCAATGCCACATTGCCAAGTCTGTAGCCCTCCAGCTGGCCCCTCCTGCTTCCTCCTACCCCCTCCTGCTCACAGCGTCCAGTCCCCTACTTGACttcctcaccgccgccggcccCAACGCCTCCCTTGAGCTCGATTCCCTTCATACCTCCACCGGAACGcctcgcctccgccgccgcagcgtcgagctcggcgtccgtctcctcgggcGCATCGGGGTCGGGCGCAAACTCGGCCATGGTGCGGAGTACGAGGTCGgcagaggagaggaaggcgtTGGTGGCGAGGCGAATGATGCGGATCGTCGCAGCGCGGATTGTGCTGTGAGGGCAAATGGTTAAGGCAAGTCAAGGAGGGTAGAGGATGTTGGGAGACGTGGGGCAGGCGAGAGGCGGTCGACGAAGTAGGTCGGAGTGACGTCGAGAAGCCCCAGGAACAGTTGAGGTGGGTTAGGATGTAGAGGTGCAGGCCGTGAGGGTGAACAGCCCGAGGGAGAGTGGCGGAGGCGCGAGAGGAGAGCaatgatgaggagggccAAAGGAGGAGCAAGGCAGGGCAAACGAATGGAACGAACCAGTGTCGATCAGACCGGAGGAAGCGTCAGCACCGCGCATAGTAGTACTAGCAAGCTAGTAGGCTAGCAACTTACACGACGAGCACACTACCCTCGACAGCCGTCTCCCGCTCCACAAGCTCCATATTCacctcgcggtcgacgtcgagtgCGCGCTTGGCGATCGCCGCATGCTCTCCGTTGAGGAAGGGTATCCTGAGCGTGCTGCTGTAAGCTCAAGCTCTCCCTCCATTCTCTCTCAATGAGAGACTCACACGACGTGGCTCAGTCCCTCTACTGGTGTACTTGCCCCGTTCATGATGATTGATGAGTGGAAGGAAGGAGCAAAGGTGGAGGCCGGAACCCAAATattgccgccgcctcctaACCGCCACATATCCGccatctctccatctcaatTGCCCATCACTCTTCATTCATTGATTCGGATCACTAGATATTAGAGACCATGATCAAGGTGTGTCCGCCGTCGTGTGTGGGTGTAGATGCTGACGCGATCTCGACAACCCCGCCCCCGAATCTACGCGCGCCTGCCGACCCGATTCCTGACCCGTCACCGCTCACTCACGCCACCCACTCCTCTGTGTCACGACACCTTGCTCGCGCGACCCACTTGCCGCCGCTTGACTCTACTGCCATTAACGCGACACACGCTCCCCCACTCTCGGACGTCCGCCGGTTGCACCACGCCACACGACCCCGGTGTCGGCTGACTCACCCTACCCAACCCCTTCCCGACCCACCACCGGCCCCACAACCTCTCCCCGCTTCCATCCCAACCCACCTACCCTCCCCACTCCAACCCCAATTCCGGACACAGATCTGGtcgctcaagaaggagcaggaggcCGCTAACAAGACGAAACCCAAAGtctcggcggccgagctgcgTGTCAAGAAGGGTGAGTTGGTCCGAGCGATCGTGGTGGGgcttgggcggcggtgtGTCGCTGAGGGCGATGATTGCGACACGCTGCAAGCAGTATTTCGCTTGCACTCACCCTTGTGGACCAGGCCCCTTGCGTCGCAGTCCCGCTGTTGTCACCCGCTGTACTTTACGCTATGCAGCTGGCGCTCTCCTCATGTGCGCCCACTGGCCTCCGGTCCCGTCTGCAACGTCCCCCCACATCTGGCACACTCTGAGCACAGTTAACCCCAGACATgaacgagctcgacctcccaGCGGGCGTCAAGATGGAGCTCGGGCCCGGCGGCAACATGCTCGACTTTACGCTCTCCATCGCACCAGACGAGGGTGAGTCAGCCTCCCAGCCGGTTTGAACTTTGGTCGCCCCTAACGGCAGGCTACTACAAGGGGGGTCTGTTCAACTTTACGTTCAAGATCAACCCCAACTACCCCCACGAGCCACCCAAGGTGCGGTGTACACAGAAGATCTACCACCCAAACCTCGACCTGGAAGGCAACGTGTGTCTGAACATTTTGCGCGAAGAGTGGAAGCCCGTGCTGTCGCTCAACTCTGTCATTATCGGTCTCCAGTttctcttcctcgagcccaaccccgacgacCCGCTCAAcaaggaggcggccgaggacctgCGCCGTAACCGAGACGCGTTCGCCAACAATGTCAAGATGGCGAtgcgcggcggcaacgTGCGCGGAGAGACGTTTGACAAGGCCCAGATCAAGTAGATATAGTATTGCATGTgagggcgcgcggcgcgggcatAAGGTAGTTCACGAGCAATCCAACAAGATGTCGTCTAGGTTctacttcttcttcctccctGCCAGCCACTTTTTGAACTTGGCCAGGCTGTACACTACACTCTTGCTGAACCCGGCCGTCACGAGACCTTTGACGCTCTGCGCAAGCGCCGGCCGCTTGATGATGTGGCGGACCTCGTTGttgacaacctcgacaaAGCCGTCCTGTGCAGCCACGCGTTGCCAgaactcggcgtcgtcgtacAGCGCCCGGCTGCCCTTTgcggccttggcagcggcgcggcgctcgcggatctcgcgccgctctgCAGCCACCTGGCGCGAAAGAAGGGCTGCAGCGACAGTCGGCCGGAAGTGGGCGGCTAGGCGTTGCCGCAAGCGCAGAGGAAGAGCAGCCAGGAGCGAGCCAGCGTGTTCTGGTGAACTTggctgggcgagggcgcgttCCCCCGCCCCGCGCCATTCCAACCCCTCTGCCTCTCCAGCCTGTTTGGCCTCTTCTGGCTCTTCTGGCTCTCCTGGCCGCTGCTGGTCGGCCCACCTCAACCCGGCACCAGCGACATGCGGCGCATACAGCCCTCTAAAAgcgccgagcacgcccGGCCCACGCACGATATTCCGCACCTTGTCAGGATTCTCAGCGCCGGGGACACTCATCCTTGGGTCGCCCGAGTAACTGATCCCCGCGACTTTCTCCCAcaactcgagctcggtgaaCTGTTCGGGCAGGTtaaggagggcgagcgagagcgcggcgcggttATTCGCCGCCAATGGGTCTGCCAGAGATGGGTCGACCTGTAATGTGAGGACGGGCTTGTGGAGTCGTCCGGCGACGTAGAGGGTCTCCCAGTGTTTGAGGTCGCGGGTTAGGGTGGCCGTGGAGAGGATGCCGTATTTTACTTCCTTTCTGTTAGTGGACAACCCCCACCCGAAAAGACTCACGAGATCGCCAAACTTGACCATGGTCACATACCACAACCcagcgccgagcttgtccgTCATCCATGCTAGTGCTGAAGGACCGATGAGGCGCGCGTAGAGGGGGTAGTGGGAGGGGTGTTGGCGAAGGTTTGTGGCGTGGAATGCgcgggccgagggcgtcgcGATGATAAAGTCTGTAAGGGGTGgtggctggggtcagcgcgAGTGCGCGAGATAGCATGTGGAGCAAGCAAGCATGCCGAGCGAGCTTGATGTCTGCCATAGCAGCTGGTATTCAACTAGTTGAATGTGAAGCAGTAGCCAGAGTAACATTCAACTAGTTGAATGCAGCAGCGCTGCTGCAAGTTGACGCGCCCGCTCACCCCAGTCTTGTTGGCCTGCTTGACCACCCCACTACCATACGCGACGGCCATGTCGATCGGCGCGTCGAATGCGTCAACGACAGGTCGGAACTGGGCGTAAATCCGCGCCTGTTCATCGGCAAGCGCGGCCTTCTCCGCTTCCCTTGCAGCATCGGTGCGTACACGGGTGGTCGAGAATGGCCGTAGCCGGATATACCCATTACACCGGGACGCAccgaagaggagagggacGAGCTGGGTCAGCTCAGCTCTACCATGGGGAGACTCACTGGGCGGGACATGGTCACGCGAGCAGTTCCAAATCGAGACGAGCGTCCAAAGCGGCgccggaggaggaagaatCCGAGCACAGATAAGCCGAGACCGCGACTGAGACTGAATACAGGCCGCCGTCGTTCGTCGCTCCGCGCGCCCAATACCGTCAAAGAGAGGAGGTTGTGAGGCTGAGAGGCTGAGACTGATGGTGAAGGGCGGTCTTTGACTTTGGCAGATGGGTCTGGAACGTGCCTGGGTCACGTGGCGGAGTTATTGCTTGTCTGCAATGTTGTTGCTTGATCAACATTATTTCCCAACtcacctccttcctccatcctccatccttcctccttcctcaacaACACCTCGATTCACAACAATgtcgcgctcctctccccGCTCTCTGTCccgctcgaggtcgcgctccgcATCGATGTCGTCTACCCGTTCCACGACACCCGAAGACTCTGCGTGTCCCTTCCTCATCCGGATCTTCGTGACGCGCACACACACCCCGCTCcgcgactttgacgacAACCACCTACCTGTGCAGGACGAATTCCACGTGTACGGATGGTATGTCTTGCCTCTCTTCTCCAGATATCATACAGCAGGTGATCTGACAACAGGAAATCATCCACCCCAACGTCCCTCGTGCACCAGCTCTACGCCGTTCTGCCCGCGCCATACCGTTCTCCTGTGGCCCGCTACTCGTTCAAGCACGTATATGTCGACGCGTCCGAGGCAGGACTGTacaaggcgcgcgagatggcTTCGTTCACCGGGCGCGAGTTTACATCAAGTGTGGaaggggggagaggagtgGAGGAACAGACGCTGGACGAGTAC
Coding sequences within it:
- a CDS encoding uncharacterized protein (NUDIX domain), which translates into the protein MIRTLPTLRPPLTRLFSGIAPSRWGQDAMPEHHSPDTLRPKAKAALTPPPPAFSRAELNAIRSRLDDAPTMPLDEMPPHTCKFDKRPPRDSGVLIPLANIGGVAHIIVELRAAALRVHASEASFPGGKVEEGDANVVQTALRETEEELSLPMANIEVLGALTPEYSLGNKARVWPIIGFVHPSDAIDAATESAISGDATARNPLPSINLSTLHPDPGEVSGLIPLPLSAVADPSRQAAHYFRLDGRRPYWKIRCGDLIHPPPEEDMSLEVWGLTGWFLTRFAEQMGWSDRPPVSLPPTDD
- a CDS encoding uncharacterized protein (Domain present in phytochromes and cGMP-specific phosphodiesterases); the protein is MRLASSNINANVLAPLHVPSPDRERMDPLAAMFSSTPNLLKASSDPGLPTNPVAATFTRSASSHCPTTIHHSPGLTTIAASPPTTPGDLSGLPSSSHTGGLAHARIPSATAPLCKSEPIAEPNDDYFSGAVVTDTDGNVPISTPPPLTDYALPRSVAQAEVFYREHHFYAAPPSSREAKRLKTLYNFNIMHTNTDVNFDRIVHMIKLVFKVKIGFITMVDGEQAWFKAKAGFEAHHASRATSFCGHTILAEDDEPLVVLDAFKDWRFCNNPNVLGPPNVRFYAGAPLRSSNGYNVGSLCLVDDTPRPDFPPRSRHILKEFAAIVMREMELWRDRLQLRTRDKIQTSMEKFTRECLEINEEITSGDFDSASRMNQVYRRAAKLITTTLELDGCTILDISQFERVEMSTSNGERQTIYHANPYAEGDAHMVEPAGVFGPVSPFPVLSTAPGNSVETRQLTGIEHERMSAFLADHRDGRIFEGVAPSWIKYVFPPTLKYGMVVPVIGIDKQPFALICAYTHDKGKQFLEGYELQFLRGIGVIILSAVLRRRMLLADRSKSVLISSVSHELRTPLHGILAASELLSDSNLDQNQEALLSTVRTCGLQLIDTVNHVLDFTKLSGGSKHLPSKPQIERSKTNLTDLILQTVESCWLGARGKSMQLSESSPGSFYAPIVQGLLPHEERVQVQQALAHVETVLDLGPRQGGWNVICETGGLRRSLMNIYSNAIKYTKEGYIQVVLRELPTSPGSGHITVQLAVIDTGKGIGKAFLKDQIFQPFSQEDPLHPGTGLGLAIVNSIMRSDAIKGNVEVWSIEGEGTEVRLTFDVEVVNDPTHFPTDRNIGRGLCVGFINYNPNHRGLQLSKEVMKQYAEYLGYSIAPDYRDADVLVMNELGGLDQDSLEVVRQKPTLLMVTFKIWSRDKLNELGLLKDQYVRVMCKPMVRYSVLYELERAARYIRSGSQGDGSDLGELPSQMREMALDSPNMFSRPPYEGSTVSSFEPQIKPTSPSVSPSIRLAPGLTRRRSDEDHETKPARPHLAPRGLSYQPGTPNMPPSKDEALLSEAPSPSSTISLADGGALLKAVTVPDELTALPKSRPPRVMVVEDNVINRRVLTAFLRKRGCEYQEVVDGSQGVKLFEGTPPNSWDIILMDINMPIMNGLDATRAIRAAELQRRHPDGVPKVGLGTAPEVGAPVSRAPQPNHSKIFALTGLATADDKRQAFGSGVDGYLVKPVSLASLDMVFKKIGF
- a CDS encoding uncharacterized protein (Transcription factor Pcc1), producing MNGASTPVEGLSHVVTLRIPFLNGEHAAIAKRALDVDREVNMELVERETAVEGSVLVVTIRAATIRIIRLATNAFLSSADLVLRTMAEFAPDPDAPEETDAELDAAAAEARRSGGGMKGIELKGGVGAGGGEEVK
- a CDS encoding uncharacterized protein (COG1028 Dehydrogenases with different specificities (related to short-chain alcohol dehydrogenases)), whose translation is MIRRAALVTGSTSGIGLGIAKALAGAGYDIMLNGFATAPQIQALVSDLSSCGIRAEYNAADMSKPAEIRSLVKATTDTFERIDVLVNNAGIQHVARTDVFPEDKWDSILAINLSAAFHTTKAVLPHMEKEGWGRVINVASVHGRVASEGKCAYVAAKHGLIGLTKVVALENANAGITANAICPGWVETPLVLQQVAARAAAAGISEAEAAERIVGEKQPMKRFTPPSSIGALAVFLCSDAAGTITGSEQLIDGGWLAQ